A single region of the Ancylobacter novellus DSM 506 genome encodes:
- a CDS encoding sigma-54-dependent Fis family transcriptional regulator: MRPDASPRSVLAARKQFFQHGRPDRPLDGLVPEPILRSWQRCAARGLDNAALPRLEPLTAHELSAITERHERLRRLCRPEIESLYADAMQTGCVVILTDADGLILDALGNADFAARAAQVALRPGVMWGESSTGTNAVGTALVEGRPIAVHGGEHYYDPHGILSCSAAPILDPYGQTVGALDLSGPAAVDHRHALGLVRLAVAQIEHRFFDEDFAGRRILRLQADRALLGTAREGVLVFEEDRLVAANRAGLGLVGADWSALGAARADELLERLPRADGQTHALRDGAGRPLFCRLDGPPPSRMIGVLAPPARREQGPLFAPTEREAIARAVRMVEADVPVLIRGETGTGKELAAREIHRLSTRAGGPFVAVNCAAVPETLIESELFGYEEGAFTGARRHGRKGLLREAQGGVLFLDEIGDMPLSLQSRLLRVLQDREVAPLGGGRPVKVDFALLCATHRDLTALVEAGSFRQDLYFRIAHYTVALPPLRALPDRAGIVRELWRQLVDDERLTLTEGCAARLAGHGWPGNFRQLAGTLRALAALAEPYRPVEEAMLPPEIGTAPVSASPSASDTTLDALTVEAMRRTLEACGGNVSLAARRLGINRSTLYRRLFHA; encoded by the coding sequence ATGCGTCCGGACGCCTCGCCGCGCAGCGTGCTCGCCGCGCGCAAGCAGTTCTTCCAGCACGGGCGGCCGGACAGGCCGCTGGACGGGCTGGTCCCCGAGCCGATCCTGCGCTCCTGGCAGCGCTGTGCCGCGCGCGGCCTCGACAACGCCGCCCTGCCGCGCCTCGAGCCGCTGACCGCGCATGAGCTCAGCGCCATCACCGAGCGGCACGAGAGGCTGCGCCGCCTGTGCCGGCCGGAGATCGAGAGCCTCTATGCCGACGCCATGCAGACCGGCTGCGTGGTCATCCTCACCGATGCGGACGGACTGATCCTCGACGCGCTCGGCAATGCCGACTTCGCCGCCCGTGCCGCGCAGGTGGCGCTGCGCCCCGGCGTGATGTGGGGAGAGAGCTCGACCGGCACCAATGCGGTCGGCACCGCGCTGGTGGAGGGCCGGCCCATCGCCGTTCATGGCGGCGAGCATTATTACGACCCGCACGGCATCCTTTCCTGCTCGGCGGCGCCGATCCTCGACCCCTACGGTCAGACCGTCGGGGCGCTCGACCTGTCCGGGCCGGCGGCGGTGGACCACCGCCATGCGCTCGGGCTGGTGCGGCTCGCGGTGGCGCAGATCGAGCACCGCTTCTTCGACGAGGATTTCGCCGGGCGCCGCATCCTGCGGCTGCAGGCCGACCGGGCGCTGCTCGGCACGGCGCGCGAGGGCGTGCTGGTGTTCGAGGAGGACCGGCTGGTGGCGGCGAACCGCGCCGGCCTCGGCCTCGTCGGTGCCGACTGGTCGGCGCTGGGCGCGGCGCGCGCGGATGAACTCCTGGAACGGCTGCCGCGCGCGGATGGCCAGACCCATGCGCTGCGTGACGGCGCCGGCCGCCCGCTGTTCTGCCGCCTCGACGGCCCGCCGCCTTCGCGCATGATCGGCGTGCTCGCGCCCCCGGCGCGGCGCGAGCAGGGGCCGCTCTTCGCGCCCACCGAGCGCGAGGCGATCGCCCGCGCGGTGCGCATGGTGGAGGCGGACGTGCCGGTGCTGATCCGTGGCGAGACCGGCACCGGCAAGGAGCTGGCGGCGCGCGAGATCCATCGCCTGAGCACGCGCGCGGGCGGCCCCTTCGTCGCGGTGAACTGCGCCGCGGTGCCGGAGACGCTGATCGAATCCGAACTGTTCGGCTATGAGGAAGGCGCCTTCACCGGCGCCCGCCGCCATGGCCGCAAGGGCCTCTTGCGCGAGGCGCAGGGCGGCGTGCTGTTCCTCGACGAGATCGGCGACATGCCGCTCTCGCTGCAATCGCGGCTGCTGCGCGTGCTGCAGGACCGCGAGGTCGCCCCGCTCGGCGGCGGCCGGCCGGTGAAGGTGGACTTCGCGCTGCTCTGCGCCACCCATCGCGACCTCACCGCGCTGGTGGAGGCGGGCAGCTTCCGTCAGGACCTCTATTTCCGCATCGCCCATTACACGGTGGCGCTGCCGCCGCTGCGGGCGCTGCCCGACCGCGCCGGCATCGTGCGCGAACTGTGGCGGCAGCTCGTCGACGATGAGCGCCTCACTCTGACGGAAGGCTGCGCGGCCCGGCTCGCCGGCCATGGCTGGCCCGGCAATTTCCGCCAGCTCGCCGGCACGCTGCGCGCGCTGGCCGCGCTCGCCGAACCCTACCGGCCGGTGGAGGAGGCAATGCTGCCGCCGGAGATCGGCACGGCGCCGGTCTCCGCGTCGCCTTCGGCGTCGGACACCACTCTGGACGCGCTCACGGTCGAGGCGATGCGGCGCACGCTGGAGGCCTGCGGCGGCAATGTCTCGCTGGCGGCGCGCCGGCTCGGCATCAACCGCTCGACGCTCTACCGGCGGCTGTTCCACGCCTGA
- a CDS encoding response regulator transcription factor: MMHSVERRDIVLVVDDSPETLSLLTDALEAAGATVLVAVEGANALALIERITPDVILMDAVMPGMDGFETCRRLKRNKSVAHVPVIFMTGLSETEQIVKGLEAGGVDYVTKPISPDELIARIRVHLANARQTHSARAALDAAGRYLLSATREGRVLWSTPQATALLTSITVSPPGDSLMLPEPVRRWLEGRKGEAAAAEPDAIDLPVEGSARRLRLSYVGQIGPEELLLRIVEDDRLPPEQVLRAKLNLTVREAEVLMWLARGKANRDIGEILGLSPRTVNKHLEQIYAKIGVENRAAATALAVTALTKK; this comes from the coding sequence ATGATGCATAGCGTGGAACGCCGCGACATCGTCTTGGTGGTGGACGATTCCCCCGAGACCCTGAGCCTGCTCACCGACGCGCTGGAGGCCGCCGGCGCCACCGTGCTGGTGGCGGTGGAGGGCGCCAATGCGCTCGCGCTCATCGAGCGCATCACCCCCGACGTCATCCTGATGGACGCGGTGATGCCCGGCATGGACGGCTTCGAGACCTGCCGGCGCCTGAAGCGCAACAAGTCGGTCGCCCATGTGCCGGTGATCTTCATGACGGGCCTGTCGGAGACCGAGCAGATCGTGAAGGGGCTGGAGGCGGGCGGGGTCGACTATGTCACCAAGCCGATCTCGCCGGACGAGCTGATCGCTCGCATCCGCGTGCATCTCGCCAATGCCCGCCAGACCCACAGCGCCCGCGCGGCGCTGGACGCGGCGGGGCGCTATCTGCTCTCGGCGACGCGGGAGGGCAGGGTGCTGTGGTCGACGCCGCAGGCGACCGCGCTGCTCACCTCGATCACCGTCTCGCCGCCCGGCGACAGCCTGATGCTGCCCGAGCCGGTGCGCCGCTGGCTGGAGGGCCGCAAGGGCGAGGCGGCCGCGGCCGAGCCGGACGCCATCGATCTGCCGGTCGAGGGCTCCGCGCGCCGGCTCCGGCTGTCCTATGTCGGCCAGATCGGGCCGGAGGAGCTGCTGCTGCGCATCGTCGAGGATGACCGCCTGCCGCCCGAACAGGTGCTCAGGGCCAAGCTCAATCTCACCGTCCGCGAGGCCGAGGTGCTGATGTGGCTCGCCCGCGGCAAGGCGAATCGCGACATAGGCGAGATTCTCGGCCTGTCGCCCCGCACGGTAAATAAGCACCTCGAACAGATCTACGCCAAGATCGGCGTCGAGAACCGGGCCGCCGCGACGGCCCTGGCGGTGACTGCGCTCACCAAAAAATAG
- a CDS encoding DUF779 domain-containing protein, giving the protein MDTATDTALQAASDAAANRPDQSGIVPRVLATPAALELIAALRADHGALLFHQSGGCCDGSSPMCYPVGDFIVGDRDVHMGEIGGAPFYMSPSQFDYWKHTQLIIDVVPGRGGMFSLENGRDVRFLTRSRLFADEELDRLAPVGEGPAT; this is encoded by the coding sequence ATGGACACGGCAACCGACACGGCACTGCAGGCGGCAAGCGACGCCGCCGCCAATCGTCCGGACCAATCAGGAATTGTACCGCGCGTGCTCGCCACGCCGGCGGCGCTGGAGCTGATCGCCGCGCTCAGGGCCGATCACGGGGCGCTGCTGTTCCACCAGTCGGGCGGCTGCTGCGACGGTTCCTCGCCCATGTGCTACCCGGTCGGCGACTTCATCGTCGGCGACCGCGACGTGCATATGGGCGAGATCGGCGGCGCGCCCTTCTATATGAGCCCGTCGCAGTTCGACTATTGGAAGCACACCCAGCTCATCATCGACGTGGTGCCGGGCCGCGGCGGCATGTTCAGCCTGGAGAATGGGCGGGACGTGCGCTTCCTCACCCGCTCGCGCCTGTTCGCCGACGAGGAGCTCGACCGGCTGGCGCCGGTCGGCGAAGGCCCGGCAACCTGA
- the urtA gene encoding urea ABC transporter substrate-binding protein, with product MSSNNDKSSKFSATRRKLLMGMAALPAAPLLSQAGLFSTPAFAQAPATSAVNTTGLAVTDTEVTVGILHSVTGTMAISETGSVQAEKLAIEQINAMGGVLGRKIKFIQEDGASDWPTFAEKAKKLLVNDKVAAIMGCWTSASRKAVLPVVEQYNGMLYYPTFYEGLEQSKNVIYTGQEATQQILAGLDWVQKTKAGKTFYLIGSDYIWPRTSMKIARKHIEGHLKDSSVVGEEYFPLGHTQFNSVINKIKLKKPDVIYAAVVGGSNVAFYKQLKAAGIDLSKQTLLTISVTEDEIDGIGGENFAGAYSCMKYFQSLDNPNNKDFVAAFKKMWGEKTVIGDVTQAAYLGPWLWKMTVEKAGSFDVDKIAAASAGIEFSKAPEGYVKIHPNHHLWSKTRVGQAQLDGQFKVVFETPDLIEPDPFPKGYQ from the coding sequence ATGTCTTCGAATAACGATAAGTCTTCCAAGTTTTCGGCCACGCGCCGCAAGCTTCTGATGGGCATGGCGGCGCTGCCTGCTGCGCCTCTTCTGTCGCAGGCCGGGCTTTTTTCCACGCCGGCCTTCGCCCAGGCCCCCGCGACGTCGGCGGTCAACACGACCGGCCTCGCGGTGACCGACACCGAAGTCACGGTCGGCATCCTGCACTCCGTCACCGGCACCATGGCGATCTCGGAGACCGGCTCGGTGCAGGCCGAGAAGCTCGCCATCGAGCAGATCAACGCCATGGGCGGCGTGCTCGGCCGCAAGATCAAGTTCATCCAGGAGGACGGCGCCTCCGACTGGCCGACCTTCGCCGAGAAGGCCAAGAAGCTCCTCGTCAACGACAAGGTCGCGGCCATCATGGGCTGCTGGACCTCGGCCTCGCGCAAGGCGGTGCTGCCGGTGGTCGAGCAGTATAACGGCATGCTCTACTACCCGACCTTCTATGAAGGCCTCGAGCAGTCGAAGAACGTCATCTACACCGGCCAGGAAGCCACGCAGCAGATCCTCGCCGGTCTCGACTGGGTGCAGAAGACCAAGGCCGGCAAGACCTTCTACCTCATCGGCTCGGACTACATCTGGCCGCGCACCTCGATGAAGATCGCCCGCAAGCACATCGAGGGGCACCTTAAGGACTCCTCGGTCGTCGGCGAAGAGTACTTCCCGCTCGGTCACACCCAGTTCAACTCGGTGATCAACAAGATCAAGCTGAAGAAGCCGGACGTGATCTACGCCGCGGTCGTCGGCGGCTCCAACGTCGCCTTCTACAAGCAGCTCAAGGCCGCCGGCATCGACCTCTCCAAGCAGACGCTGCTCACCATCTCGGTGACCGAGGACGAGATCGACGGCATCGGCGGCGAGAACTTCGCCGGCGCCTATAGCTGCATGAAGTACTTCCAGTCGCTCGACAACCCGAACAACAAGGACTTCGTCGCCGCCTTCAAGAAGATGTGGGGCGAGAAGACCGTGATCGGCGACGTCACCCAGGCCGCCTATCTCGGCCCCTGGCTGTGGAAGATGACGGTCGAGAAGGCCGGCTCCTTCGACGTCGACAAGATCGCCGCAGCCTCCGCCGGCATCGAGTTCAGCAAGGCGCCGGAAGGCTATGTGAAGATCCACCCGAACCACCATTTGTGGTCGAAGACCCGCGTCGGCCAGGCGCAGCTCGACGGCCAGTTCAAGGTGGTGTTCGAGACCCCGGACCTGATCGAGCCCGATCCGTTCCCGAAGGGCTACCAGTGA
- a CDS encoding ATP-binding protein produces MAAEQKIVRVRRRYNQWVVNETLEDYALRFTAKSARRWSALRVANTALGAVSFLALEAIGGAITLAYGFQNAVAAILVVCAVIFAAGLPISYYAAKFGVDIDLLTRGAGFGYIGSTVTSLIYASFTYLFFAIEAAIMALALEMCFGVPLMVGYFISALVVIPLVTHGITFISRFQLWTQPFWLVLNLIPFAFIFAMDENPLAGWTSFTGRFGAPDGSFDLVLFGAATTVVFALVAQIGEQVDFLRFLPRRAPGRSETARNVLWWVALLTAGPGWIIPGGIKMLAGSFLAYFALTQGVPFIHAAEPTQMYLVAFKTVFSPEVALAFTGVFVILAQLKINVTNSYAGSIAWSNFFSRLTHSHPGRVVWLVFNVTIALMLMALGIYKALEQILGLYAIVAVAWVAALVADLVVNKPMGWSPPGIEFKRAHLYDINPVGVGAVFVGTLVGVIAFAGFFGPTLKVFAPFLALAVSFVAAAAIAFATRGRYYIARRTNKNWDTRLTLKCCICEHKFEPEDMAHCPVYAGPICSLCCSLDARCHDRCKEDARFPDQILAAMRATLPVWMVAQLNSRIGHYIGVLSLLALVIGAILGVIYFQATFAPVAEAEAVGSVLFTLYFILLIIAGVAAWLFVLAQESRRVAQEESNRQTALLMREIEAHKRTDAKLQKAKEAAEAANLAKSRYVVGISHELRTPLNAILGYAQLLERDTSIPPHRRDAIRVVRRSAEHLSGLIDGLLDISKIEAGRLHLTRDEVRIADFLDQLVDMFRLQATAKGIDFVYVRPDRLPAVVYTDEKRLRQVLINLLSNAIKFTDRGRVALRVSYRNQVAEFEVEDSGIGIPAADHRRIFEPFERGERAGTYSTAGIGLGLTITKLLTEIMGGEISLTSTPGEGSSFKVKLMLSEVTNPSRVGPIQHRHIAGYTGPRRTVLVADDDAAHRDLMHELLVPLGFTVLAASDGVQALDMVRQWEPDALLLDISMPGLNGWEVVRQLRDEGYARLRILMISANAGEILGDGLAQHDDHLVKPVHLRTLLEKMAALLDIEWVGEAELAAKAAEEAVPVGSLRAPSGVHIDDLVKLGEIGYVRGIQAKLTEIESVSPKNKAFVTHMRDLMETFDLKQYMAVLEALRSDDA; encoded by the coding sequence ATGGCGGCGGAACAAAAGATCGTTCGCGTTCGGCGCCGCTACAATCAGTGGGTCGTCAACGAGACGCTGGAAGACTATGCGCTGCGCTTCACCGCCAAGAGCGCGCGCCGCTGGTCGGCGCTGCGCGTCGCCAACACCGCGCTCGGCGCGGTCTCCTTCCTGGCGCTGGAGGCGATCGGCGGGGCGATCACGCTCGCCTACGGCTTCCAGAACGCGGTGGCGGCCATTCTCGTGGTCTGCGCCGTCATCTTCGCCGCCGGCCTGCCGATCAGCTACTACGCCGCCAAGTTCGGCGTCGACATCGACCTGCTCACCCGCGGCGCCGGCTTCGGCTATATCGGCTCGACCGTCACCTCGCTGATCTACGCCTCCTTCACCTATCTGTTCTTCGCCATCGAGGCGGCGATCATGGCGCTGGCGCTGGAGATGTGCTTCGGCGTGCCGCTGATGGTGGGCTACTTCATCAGCGCGCTGGTGGTGATCCCGCTGGTGACGCACGGCATCACCTTCATCAGCCGCTTCCAGCTCTGGACCCAGCCCTTCTGGCTGGTGCTGAACCTCATCCCCTTCGCCTTCATCTTCGCGATGGACGAGAACCCGCTCGCCGGCTGGACCTCCTTTACCGGCCGCTTCGGCGCGCCGGACGGTTCCTTCGACCTCGTGCTGTTCGGGGCCGCGACCACCGTCGTCTTCGCCCTGGTGGCGCAGATCGGCGAGCAGGTGGACTTCCTGCGCTTCCTGCCGCGCCGCGCGCCCGGCCGCAGCGAGACGGCGCGCAACGTGCTGTGGTGGGTGGCGCTACTGACAGCGGGTCCCGGCTGGATCATCCCCGGCGGCATCAAGATGCTCGCCGGCTCCTTCCTCGCCTATTTCGCGCTCACGCAAGGGGTGCCCTTCATCCACGCCGCCGAGCCGACGCAGATGTATCTGGTCGCGTTCAAGACGGTGTTCTCGCCGGAGGTGGCGCTCGCCTTCACCGGCGTCTTCGTCATCCTCGCCCAGCTCAAGATCAACGTGACGAACTCCTATGCGGGCTCGATTGCCTGGTCGAACTTCTTCTCCCGCCTGACCCACAGCCATCCCGGCCGGGTGGTGTGGCTGGTGTTCAACGTCACCATCGCGCTGATGCTGATGGCGCTCGGCATCTACAAGGCGCTGGAGCAGATCCTCGGCCTCTATGCCATCGTCGCAGTGGCCTGGGTGGCGGCGCTGGTCGCCGACCTCGTGGTCAACAAGCCGATGGGCTGGAGCCCGCCGGGCATCGAGTTCAAGCGGGCGCATCTCTACGACATCAATCCGGTGGGCGTCGGCGCGGTGTTCGTCGGCACCCTCGTCGGCGTGATCGCCTTCGCCGGCTTCTTCGGGCCGACGCTGAAGGTGTTCGCGCCGTTCCTGGCGCTCGCCGTCTCCTTCGTCGCGGCGGCGGCGATCGCCTTCGCCACCCGAGGGCGCTACTACATCGCCCGGCGCACCAACAAGAATTGGGACACGCGGCTTACGCTGAAGTGCTGCATCTGCGAGCACAAGTTCGAGCCGGAGGACATGGCGCATTGCCCGGTCTATGCCGGGCCGATCTGCTCGCTGTGCTGCTCGCTCGACGCGCGCTGCCACGACCGCTGCAAGGAGGATGCGCGCTTCCCCGACCAGATATTGGCGGCGATGCGGGCGACGCTGCCAGTGTGGATGGTGGCTCAGCTCAATTCGCGCATCGGCCACTATATCGGCGTGCTGTCGCTGCTCGCTCTGGTGATCGGCGCGATATTGGGGGTGATCTATTTCCAGGCCACCTTCGCGCCCGTCGCCGAGGCCGAGGCGGTCGGCAGCGTGCTGTTCACGCTCTACTTCATCCTGCTGATCATCGCCGGCGTCGCCGCCTGGCTGTTCGTGCTGGCGCAGGAGAGCCGGCGCGTGGCGCAGGAGGAGAGCAACCGCCAGACCGCGCTGCTGATGCGCGAGATCGAGGCGCACAAGCGCACCGACGCCAAGCTGCAGAAGGCGAAGGAGGCCGCCGAGGCCGCCAACCTCGCCAAGAGCCGCTATGTGGTCGGCATCAGCCACGAATTGCGCACGCCGCTCAACGCCATCCTCGGCTACGCCCAGCTTCTGGAGCGCGACACCTCGATCCCGCCGCACCGGCGCGACGCCATCCGCGTGGTGCGCCGCTCGGCCGAGCATCTGTCCGGCCTGATCGACGGGCTGCTCGACATCTCCAAGATCGAGGCCGGGCGGCTGCACCTCACCCGCGACGAGGTGCGCATTGCCGACTTCCTCGACCAGCTCGTCGACATGTTCCGCCTGCAGGCGACCGCCAAGGGCATCGACTTCGTCTATGTCCGCCCCGACCGGCTGCCGGCGGTGGTCTATACCGACGAGAAGCGGCTGCGGCAGGTGCTCATCAACCTCCTCTCCAACGCCATCAAGTTCACCGATCGCGGCCGGGTGGCGCTGCGCGTCTCCTATCGCAACCAAGTGGCGGAGTTCGAGGTCGAGGACAGCGGCATCGGCATTCCCGCCGCCGACCACAGGCGCATCTTCGAGCCGTTCGAGCGCGGGGAGCGGGCCGGCACCTATTCCACCGCCGGCATCGGCCTCGGGCTGACCATCACCAAGCTGCTCACCGAGATCATGGGCGGGGAGATATCGCTCACTTCCACGCCGGGGGAGGGCAGCAGCTTCAAGGTGAAGCTGATGCTCTCCGAGGTGACCAACCCCTCGCGCGTCGGGCCGATCCAGCACCGGCACATCGCCGGCTATACCGGCCCGCGCCGCACCGTGCTGGTGGCGGACGACGATGCCGCCCATCGCGACCTGATGCACGAACTCCTCGTGCCGCTCGGCTTCACCGTGCTCGCGGCGAGCGATGGCGTGCAGGCGCTCGACATGGTAAGGCAATGGGAGCCGGACGCGCTGCTGCTCGACATCTCCATGCCGGGGCTGAACGGCTGGGAAGTCGTGCGGCAACTGCGCGACGAGGGCTATGCCCGGCTGCGCATCCTGATGATCTCGGCCAATGCCGGCGAGATCCTCGGCGACGGGCTCGCCCAGCACGACGACCATCTGGTCAAGCCGGTGCATCTGCGCACGCTGCTCGAGAAGATGGCGGCGCTGCTCGACATCGAATGGGTGGGCGAGGCCGAGCTCGCCGCCAAGGCGGCGGAGGAGGCGGTGCCGGTCGGCAGCCTGCGCGCGCCCTCCGGCGTGCATATCGACGACCTCGTGAAGCTCGGCGAGATCGGCTATGTGCGCGGCATTCAGGCCAAGCTCACCGAGATCGAGAGCGTCTCGCCGAAGAACAAGGCCTTCGTCACGCATATGCGCGACCTGATGGAAACCTTCGACCTCAAGCAATACATGGCCGTCCTGGAGGCGTTGCGCAGCGATGATGCATAG
- the adh gene encoding aldehyde dehydrogenase, protein MNKPELSITKQSPFKARYGNFIGGQFVEPVNGRYFDNTSPITGGKICEVARSDKDDIEKALDAAHAAKDAWGKTSAAERALILNKVADRMEENLDLLALAETWDNGKPIRETTAADIPLAIDHFRYFAACVRAQEGNLSEIDHDTIAYHFHEPLGVVGQIIPWNFPILMAVWKLAPALAAGNCVVLKPAEQTPSSVLVLAELVADLLPPGVLNIVNGYGLEAGKPLASNPRIAKIAFTGETTTGRLIMQYASQNLIPVTLELGGKSPNIFFGDVVAEDDDFFDKAVEGFVMFALNQGEVCTCPSRALIQESVYDRFMEKALKRVEDIVQGSPLDPSTMIGAQASSEQLDKILSYIDIGKQEGAQVLTGGERNNLGGDLAGGYYVKPTVFKGHNRMRIFQEEIFGPVVSVTTFKDDEEALSIANDTLYGLGAGVWTRDGNRAYRFGRAIQAGRVWTNCYHAYPAHAAFGGYKQSGIGRETHKMMLDHYQQTKNLLVSYSPKKLGFF, encoded by the coding sequence ATGAACAAGCCAGAACTCTCCATTACCAAGCAGTCGCCTTTCAAAGCCCGCTACGGCAACTTCATCGGCGGCCAGTTCGTCGAGCCGGTGAACGGGCGCTATTTCGACAACACTTCGCCCATCACGGGCGGCAAGATCTGCGAGGTCGCCCGCTCGGACAAGGACGACATCGAGAAGGCGCTCGACGCGGCCCACGCCGCCAAGGATGCCTGGGGCAAGACCTCGGCCGCCGAGCGCGCGCTGATCCTCAACAAGGTCGCCGACCGCATGGAGGAGAATCTCGACCTGCTCGCGCTGGCCGAGACCTGGGACAACGGCAAGCCGATCCGCGAGACCACGGCCGCCGACATCCCGCTCGCCATCGACCATTTCCGCTATTTCGCCGCCTGCGTCCGCGCGCAGGAGGGCAACCTCTCCGAGATCGACCACGACACCATCGCCTATCACTTCCACGAGCCGCTCGGCGTGGTCGGGCAGATCATCCCGTGGAACTTCCCGATCCTGATGGCGGTGTGGAAGCTCGCTCCCGCGCTCGCCGCCGGCAACTGCGTGGTGCTCAAGCCCGCCGAGCAGACGCCCTCCAGCGTGCTGGTGCTTGCCGAGCTGGTGGCCGACCTGCTGCCGCCCGGCGTGCTGAACATCGTCAACGGCTATGGCCTGGAAGCGGGCAAGCCGCTCGCCTCCAACCCGCGCATCGCCAAGATCGCCTTCACCGGCGAGACGACGACGGGCCGGCTGATCATGCAGTACGCCAGCCAGAACCTGATCCCGGTGACGCTGGAGCTCGGCGGCAAGTCGCCGAACATCTTCTTCGGCGATGTGGTGGCCGAGGACGACGACTTCTTCGACAAGGCGGTCGAGGGCTTCGTCATGTTCGCGCTGAACCAGGGCGAGGTCTGCACCTGCCCCAGCCGCGCCCTGATCCAGGAAAGCGTCTATGACCGCTTCATGGAGAAGGCGCTGAAGCGCGTCGAGGACATCGTGCAGGGCTCCCCGCTCGATCCCTCCACCATGATCGGCGCGCAGGCCTCCTCCGAGCAGCTCGACAAGATCCTGTCCTATATCGACATCGGCAAGCAGGAGGGCGCGCAGGTGCTCACCGGCGGCGAGCGCAACAATCTCGGCGGCGACCTCGCCGGCGGCTATTACGTCAAGCCGACCGTGTTCAAGGGCCACAACCGGATGCGGATCTTCCAGGAAGAGATCTTCGGCCCGGTGGTCTCGGTGACCACGTTCAAGGACGACGAGGAGGCGCTCTCCATCGCCAATGACACGCTCTACGGCTTAGGGGCCGGCGTGTGGACCCGCGACGGCAACCGCGCCTATCGCTTCGGCCGCGCCATCCAGGCGGGCCGCGTCTGGACCAACTGCTACCACGCCTACCCGGCCCATGCGGCCTTCGGCGGCTACAAGCAGTCCGGCATCGGGCGCGAGACCCACAAGATGATGCTCGACCACTACCAGCAGACCAAGAACCTGCTGGTCAGCTACAGCCCGAAGAAGCTCGGCTTCTTCTGA
- the urtB gene encoding urea ABC transporter permease subunit UrtB, whose translation MFSDYSLAELGSIFVMQGFAGLILFSVFVLMALGLAIIFGQMGVINMAHGEFMILGAYVTYFTSQFFLNHLPALFTAYFFVAMILAFIASGALGMFIEWAMIRRLYKRPLDTLLATWGLSLILQQVYRSVFGPREVGVELPEWMMGSLPLTDTIEVQINGLFVMGLTIAITIVVAVLMYKSSWGKQVRAVVQNRVMAGAVGINTEKVDRYTFGLGCGIAGVAGSAFTMIGSTGPTSGQLYIVDTFLVVVFGGAQSLLGTIASAFTISQAQSTLEFFLSGSMAKVLTLLGVVIILMLRPQGLFVIKVRR comes from the coding sequence ATGTTCTCTGACTATTCGCTGGCCGAGCTCGGCTCGATCTTCGTGATGCAAGGCTTCGCCGGCCTAATCCTGTTCTCGGTCTTCGTGCTCATGGCACTGGGCCTTGCCATCATCTTCGGCCAGATGGGCGTCATCAACATGGCGCATGGCGAGTTCATGATTCTCGGCGCCTATGTCACCTATTTCACCTCGCAATTCTTCCTGAATCATCTGCCTGCGCTGTTCACCGCCTATTTCTTCGTGGCGATGATACTGGCGTTCATCGCCTCCGGCGCGCTCGGCATGTTCATCGAATGGGCGATGATCCGCCGGCTCTACAAGCGCCCGCTCGACACGCTGCTCGCCACCTGGGGCCTCAGCCTCATCCTCCAGCAGGTCTACCGCTCGGTCTTCGGCCCGCGCGAGGTCGGCGTCGAGCTGCCGGAATGGATGATGGGCTCGCTGCCGCTCACCGACACCATCGAGGTGCAGATCAACGGCCTGTTCGTCATGGGCCTGACCATCGCCATCACCATCGTCGTCGCCGTGCTCATGTACAAGTCGAGCTGGGGCAAGCAGGTGCGCGCGGTGGTGCAGAACCGCGTCATGGCCGGCGCGGTGGGCATCAACACCGAGAAGGTCGACCGCTACACCTTCGGCCTCGGCTGCGGCATCGCCGGCGTCGCCGGCTCGGCCTTCACCATGATCGGTTCCACCGGCCCGACCTCCGGCCAGCTCTACATCGTCGACACCTTCCTGGTCGTCGTGTTCGGCGGCGCGCAGAGCCTGCTCGGCACCATCGCCTCCGCCTTCACCATCTCGCAGGCCCAGTCGACCCTGGAGTTCTTCCTCTCCGGCTCGATGGCCAAGGTCCTCACGCTGCTCGGCGTGGTCATCATCCTGATGCTGCGGCCGCAGGGCCTGTTCGTCATCAAGGTCCGTCGCTGA